The Triticum aestivum cultivar Chinese Spring chromosome 6D, IWGSC CS RefSeq v2.1, whole genome shotgun sequence genomic sequence gacGCCCTATGGAAGCCCTTTCCCGCTCATATTTTCGGGGTAGAGGCCCAATGCATGATAAGAAGGGAGGACAACCATTGTAGAGGGGGACTTTTCCTTCCTCACCTTGCCTTGGAGCTCCAAGCGCACTGTTGCCCACAAGCAATcccaatcaagcaggagtagggttttacaccaccacggtggcccgaacctgggtagctcGCGTGTACACTTCGTGTCCGGCGAGTGCCAGCGAGCCGTCATAGTTCAGCCGTACTCGTCGTCGTGTCTTAGGTCGCCAAGCAAAGCCCTCCATAGTTCGAACCCTAGTTCTTGGAGAAGTTTCTTGGACGTAGATCCGACCCCGACACATATGATGTTTGATTATGTCTGTTGCGATTTCGTAAGTTCTATCATGTCATGTTTGGTTTCGATATTTAGCAATTGTGGAGAGAAAACGGTCGCCAAGGAGGGGATTTTTTTACATCACCTGTTAAATCAATGACAACCATATTTGATGTGAAACCTTCTCTCTCCTACCCTATAATACTTTTTACATTGCCATTTTTTACATCACGTAGTCTAAAAAAAATTAGATCACTTGTTAGAGATATTTTTTTAGAACTATCACTCGACCCCTTATTCCTAGTGGGCCTCGTATAAGAGGTGTTAcagattcttttttcttttttgagaactATCACTTGTTGAAGTTTTTTTAAAGAACTCTcgcttgttttttgtttgtttgagaaAATGAGAATTATCACTTGTTGGAAGATGCTCTTGCATATGAGAGGTTTGGGCCTCCGCGTTGCCCTTATTCCTAGTGGGCCTCATATTGTATATTTGCAAGTTATAATAGGCATGACCCTCGACCCCTCAAGCCTAAAAAAAAGCATAACCCTCAAAGAGAGAAGAAATTCCCCGAAATGGCGGCGTCCGGCGAGGGAGCGTCGCTGCCGTCTCCGGCAGGTGGCGAGGACAGCCGCCGCCGTCGTGTGAGCTACTTCTACGAGCCCACGATCGGCGACTACTACTACGGGCAGGGCCACCCGATGAAGCCCCACCGCATCCGCATGGCGCACTCGCTAGTTATCCACTATGGTCTGCACCGCCTGCTCGAGCTCTCACGCCCCTTCCCTGCCTCGGAAGCCGACATCAGCCGCTTCCACTCCGACGAATATGTCTCCTTCCTTGCCTCCGCGACCGGCAACCCGACCATCCTCGACCCCCGCGCCGTCAAGCGCTTCAACGTCGGGGAGGACTGCCCCGTCTTTGACGGACTCTTCCCCTTCTGCCAGGCCTCCGCCGGTGGCAGCATCGGCGCCGCCGTCAAGCTCAACCGTGGCGACGCCGACATCACCGTGAACTGGGCTGGCGGGCTCCACCACGCCAAGAAGGGCGAGGCCTCTGGGTTCTGCTATGTCAATGACATCGTCCTCGCCATTCTTGAGCTTCTCAAGTTCCACAGGGTACTTTTTTTCTTATTATTATTCTCTGTGAGGGGGTATTCGTACTTTTAGCCTTGTTCGCCTTCACACCTGATTTGTTTGGATGGATAAACTCATAGGTTGTGTAACTGGTTTTTAGGGTTTAGATTCAGATGCATATTGCAAAGGATATGATTGTTGTTTGGGGGCATTGAAGTTTGGGAAACTGTTTTGGTGCCTGATTGGAGGGTACTAGGCCTTAACGGTTTCCGGTTGCTTCGAATGCAGGACGGTCAAAAGAAAATTTGTATATCCTCTCGTGTTTTTTTTGTGAAGATCTTCTGGTGTGAAGCAGCCTGCATTCTAAGCAGTCTGCGTGGCCTTTCACAGACAGATTGAAGCAGCCTTTCTCATCGCCAATATAGCCACTGTTGTGAAATACTAGGAGTGGGTTCTCTGTGTGTATCTGTATATGGCTATAAATCATCAGGAGTGTGGATGCAAAGCTGTGCATCCATCTTCCTTGTGATTTGCAGCTAATTTGAACAAGTGGCTATGTTCATGAAGTGTATAATGTTGTAATGTTGCTGCTCATAGTTTTTCCATTAGCTGATATGTCGATTTTGGACTTAGCAGCATTAGCACATGGATGTGAGAATGATGGTTCTAGTCTAATGTTCTATCAGTTTGCAAGTTTATTTCTGTGGGGATACCATTGGTTGATATAGTTATTTTAGTAGGTGTAAATATTCATGAAATATGTTAGGCGTTGGGTTTTGCTGGCAAAAATTTTTTTTAGGCATGTGTCTCTGTACACAACGAGGTTTGATCATTTTAACTCTGCGAGTCTGCTGTTGACTACTTTTGGAGCCTTGTAAGCAAGTTGCTCCTGTACTGTGTTTGTCCAGTTTGCCGCTCGTGTGACTGGCATCCACCTTACCATTGTCTGTCTGGAAATGATGCCTCCTGAAATATTATCACCCCTTTCGCTTTAAATCAACAGTAGGTTCTCTCATGTTCAATAAAGCAGGGTACATGTATTCTAAACTTGTCAAGCATTACCGTCCATGTTTAAGCTTTTTAAGCTTGTAGGATATGCCACTATGCCAGCATTTTGTCTTTGCCTTTCGAAAGTACACTGTGCTGCTGTGGGGCAATCAAATAATGTTCCTGCTGAGTTTTATGATGATCATCTTAATTTCTTATGGCTAACATTTTTTGTCTGTTTCAGCGTGTGCTATATGTAGACATTGATGTTCACCACGGAGATGGTGTGGAGGAGGCCTTCTTCACTACAAACCGAGTCATGACGGTTTCTTTCCACAAGTATGGAGACTTCTTTCCTGGAACTGGACATATAACTGATGTTGGAGCGGGTGAAGGGAAACATTATGCTGTAAATGTCCCCCTGAGTGATGGCATTGATGATGACACCTTCCGTGATCTGTTCCAATGCATCATTAAAAGAGTAATGGAGGTTTATCAGCCAGAGGTAGTTGTTCTCCAGTGTGGGGCTGACTCTTTGGCTGGAGATAGGTTAGGCTGCTTCAATCTGTCTGTGAAAGGCCACGCAGACTGCCTCCGTTTTCTCAGGTCATTCAATATTCCTATGATGGTTTTGGGAGGTGGAGGTTACACCATCAGAAATGTTGCTCGCTGTTGGTGCTATGAGGtttacatctctctctctctctctctctctctctctctctctctctacacacACACACAGCTGATTAAAGTTGTTGCATGATAGTTATCAGAACTGATAGGATTTGGGTTAATTGCAATGCAGACTGCAGTTGCTGTTGGCGTTGAACCTGATAACAAGTTGCCTTATAATGACTACTACGAGTACTTTGGCCCTGACTATAATCTTCATATTCAACCAAGAATCGTGGAAAATCTGAATACTACAAAAGACTTGGAGAATATAAAGTAAGTAAACTCTATCTATAATGTGTTCAC encodes the following:
- the LOC123144362 gene encoding histone deacetylase 6, which translates into the protein MAASGEGASLPSPAGGEDSRRRRVSYFYEPTIGDYYYGQGHPMKPHRIRMAHSLVIHYGLHRLLELSRPFPASEADISRFHSDEYVSFLASATGNPTILDPRAVKRFNVGEDCPVFDGLFPFCQASAGGSIGAAVKLNRGDADITVNWAGGLHHAKKGEASGFCYVNDIVLAILELLKFHRRVLYVDIDVHHGDGVEEAFFTTNRVMTVSFHKYGDFFPGTGHITDVGAGEGKHYAVNVPLSDGIDDDTFRDLFQCIIKRVMEVYQPEVVVLQCGADSLAGDRLGCFNLSVKGHADCLRFLRSFNIPMMVLGGGGYTIRNVARCWCYETAVAVGVEPDNKLPYNDYYEYFGPDYNLHIQPRIVENLNTTKDLENIKNMILDHLSKLEHVPNAQFHERPSDPEGPEEKEEDMDKRPAQRSRLWSGGAYDSDTEDPDNMKTEANDLSANSIMKDASNDDL